One genomic region from Candidatus Binatia bacterium encodes:
- a CDS encoding M24 family metallopeptidase, producing the protein MSALPGSGAAALVDRIQEALREDGLAGWLLFDFHGTNPIARAVLGMESAPNAAKTTRRWFYLVPARGEPRKLVHRIEPRALDHLPGSAVVYLTWQELDRGLAGLVQDAVRQHGSSGGYAPALAMEYSPSARLPYVSRVDGGTLEQVRAAGAQVVSSADLAQRFDGVLDPDARRDHRRTGDLLSGILAAAFARARDAARAKEGAGTALTEVSLQRFLIERLAEHDLVFGDPPAVAVNAHSGDPHFATSPATDQPIRAGDFLLIDLWAKAKGPRAVYADYTQVAWLGPSPPERHRAAFLAVRDARDAAIARVREALASKTPVRGADVDDAARAVIEARGLGARFLHRTGHSIGREVHGNGVHLDNFETRDERRLLEGTLVSVEPGVYFEDFGVRTEVNLLLDRGEAVVTAEPIQRELPALLS; encoded by the coding sequence ATGAGCGCGCTGCCCGGCTCCGGCGCGGCGGCGCTCGTCGACCGGATCCAGGAGGCGCTTCGCGAGGACGGCCTCGCGGGGTGGCTCCTCTTCGATTTCCACGGGACGAACCCGATCGCCCGCGCGGTGCTCGGGATGGAGTCGGCGCCCAACGCGGCGAAGACCACGCGACGCTGGTTCTACCTGGTTCCGGCGCGCGGCGAGCCGCGGAAGCTGGTGCACCGGATCGAGCCGCGGGCCCTGGACCACCTGCCCGGGAGCGCCGTGGTCTATCTCACCTGGCAGGAGCTGGACCGCGGCCTGGCCGGCCTGGTCCAGGACGCGGTGCGCCAGCACGGCTCGAGCGGGGGCTACGCTCCCGCGCTCGCCATGGAGTACTCCCCGTCGGCTCGGCTGCCCTACGTTTCGCGCGTGGACGGAGGGACGCTGGAGCAGGTGCGCGCCGCCGGGGCGCAGGTCGTCTCCTCGGCCGATCTCGCGCAGCGCTTCGACGGCGTGCTGGATCCCGACGCGCGCCGGGACCACCGCCGCACGGGAGATCTCCTCAGCGGGATCCTGGCCGCGGCGTTCGCGCGCGCGCGCGACGCGGCCCGCGCCAAAGAGGGCGCGGGAACGGCGCTCACGGAGGTCTCGCTCCAGCGATTCCTGATCGAGCGGCTGGCCGAGCACGACCTGGTCTTCGGCGACCCCCCGGCGGTCGCGGTGAACGCGCACTCGGGCGATCCCCACTTCGCCACGTCGCCGGCCACCGACCAGCCGATCCGCGCCGGGGACTTCCTGCTGATCGATCTCTGGGCCAAGGCGAAGGGGCCGCGCGCGGTCTATGCCGACTACACGCAGGTCGCCTGGCTCGGGCCCTCGCCCCCGGAGCGCCACCGCGCCGCGTTCCTCGCCGTGCGCGACGCGCGGGACGCGGCCATCGCGCGCGTGCGCGAGGCGCTCGCGTCGAAGACGCCGGTGCGCGGCGCCGACGTGGACGACGCGGCGCGGGCGGTGATCGAGGCGCGCGGCCTGGGTGCCCGGTTCCTGCACCGGACGGGGCATTCCATCGGACGCGAGGTTCACGGAAACGGCGTGCACCTGGACAACTTCGAGACGCGCGACGAGCGCCGCCTCCTCGAGGGGACGCTCGTCTCGGTGGAACCGGGGGTCTACTTCGAGGATTTCGGCGTGCGCACCGAGGTGAACCTGCTGCTCGACCGGGGGGAAGCGGTGGTGACCGCCGAGCCGATCCAGCGGGAGCTCCCGGCGCTGCTGTCGTGA
- the arfB gene encoding alternative ribosome rescue aminoacyl-tRNA hydrolase ArfB, with the protein MTGIPPLAEIVFRTSRSGGPGGQNVNKVETRVEALWNVEASGALSAEQKERLRAALGRRLHEDGTVRVVSRTERTQRGNRKAAIERLRAMVGAALVPRKRRRRTTATRGAVEARLQAKRRRSETKRARSGPGGGPEE; encoded by the coding sequence GTGACCGGCATCCCCCCGCTGGCCGAGATCGTCTTCCGGACGTCGCGCTCGGGCGGTCCGGGCGGCCAGAACGTGAACAAGGTGGAGACGCGCGTCGAGGCGCTCTGGAACGTCGAGGCCTCCGGCGCGCTCAGCGCGGAGCAGAAGGAGCGGCTCCGGGCCGCGCTCGGCCGGCGCCTGCACGAGGACGGCACGGTGCGGGTCGTGAGCCGGACCGAGCGGACGCAGCGCGGAAACCGGAAAGCGGCGATCGAGAGGCTGCGCGCGATGGTGGGCGCCGCGCTGGTGCCGCGGAAGCGGCGGAGGCGGACGACCGCGACGCGCGGGGCCGTCGAGGCGCGCCTTCAGGCGAAGCGGCGCCGAAGCGAGACGAAACGCGCCCGGTCCGGGCCCGGAGGGGGTCCCGAGGAGTAA
- a CDS encoding Xaa-Pro peptidase family protein — MKRDIDLLLRERGLAAAVVLKGEFPNPTFRYVAGPPAAHMTTGIIVCRAGATPFLLHGGMERDAAVETGFERAEYGDFAYSKILAEESSSLRAYARLIERVLDRAGVTNGPVLIGGIMDVGRGYHVLNRLRELMPGITLAEDTDPGLFLKARLTKDADEVEAVRAVGRVCERAFARVRQVIAGGRLEGAKLKDAQGWVTIGRLRAEVRRVFFEAGLEEPHGNIIAMGRDAGVPHNSGNDADVLEEGKPIVIDLFPVQSGGGYYFDVTRTICVGRAPSELRDLHALVREAVDRTMETIHEGSPGRTYQEQVCDLFEARGHKTIRQDERLEEGYVHGLGHGIGLEIHERPNLSGNAANRDRIEAGSLFTVEPGLYYPSRGLGIRIEDVAWVKPDGSVENLTNIPYELEVAPA, encoded by the coding sequence GTGAAGCGCGACATCGATCTCTTGCTGCGCGAGCGCGGCCTGGCGGCCGCGGTCGTCCTGAAGGGCGAGTTCCCCAATCCCACGTTCCGCTACGTCGCGGGCCCGCCCGCGGCGCACATGACGACCGGCATCATCGTCTGCCGCGCGGGGGCGACGCCGTTTTTGCTGCACGGCGGGATGGAGCGCGACGCCGCCGTCGAAACCGGCTTCGAGCGCGCCGAGTACGGCGACTTCGCCTACTCGAAGATCCTCGCCGAGGAATCCTCCTCGCTGCGCGCCTACGCGCGCCTGATCGAGCGCGTACTCGACCGGGCCGGCGTGACGAACGGCCCTGTGCTGATCGGCGGCATCATGGACGTCGGGCGCGGCTATCACGTGCTGAACCGTCTTCGCGAGCTGATGCCGGGGATCACCCTGGCCGAGGACACCGATCCCGGACTCTTCCTCAAGGCGCGGCTCACCAAGGACGCGGACGAGGTCGAGGCGGTGCGCGCCGTGGGACGCGTGTGCGAGCGGGCCTTCGCGCGCGTGCGCCAGGTCATCGCCGGCGGGCGCCTCGAGGGCGCGAAGCTCAAGGACGCGCAGGGATGGGTCACGATCGGGCGGCTTCGCGCCGAGGTGCGCCGCGTCTTCTTCGAGGCGGGCCTCGAGGAGCCGCACGGCAACATCATCGCCATGGGACGGGACGCGGGCGTGCCGCACAACTCCGGCAACGACGCCGACGTGCTCGAGGAGGGGAAGCCGATCGTCATCGACCTCTTCCCGGTGCAGAGCGGCGGAGGGTACTATTTCGACGTGACGCGGACGATCTGCGTCGGCAGGGCGCCTTCCGAGCTCCGCGACCTGCACGCGCTGGTGCGCGAAGCGGTGGACCGCACGATGGAGACGATCCACGAGGGGAGCCCCGGGCGCACCTACCAGGAGCAGGTCTGCGACCTGTTCGAGGCGCGCGGGCACAAGACGATCCGCCAGGACGAGCGGCTGGAAGAGGGATACGTGCACGGACTGGGACACGGCATCGGGCTCGAGATCCACGAGCGGCCCAACCTGAGCGGGAACGCCGCGAACAGGGACCGGATCGAGGCGGGGAGCCTCTTCACCGTCGAGCCGGGCCTCTACTATCCCTCGCGCGGCCTGGGCATCCGGATCGAGGACGTGGCCTGGGTGAAGCCCGACGGCTCGGTCGAGAACCTCACGAACATTCCCTACGAGCTGGAGGTCGCGCCCGCGTAG
- the hflX gene encoding GTPase HflX encodes MAPKYASRAAARHERAVLAGRSGRGAPPGEELTELRLLAETAGASVAGEVLQRRGPVRAATFLSKGKIDEVREIAGETRSSLLLLDDDLSPAQARNLEQDLELKVVDRSGLILDIFARRARTREARLQVELAQLEYLLPRLTRMWEHLSRLGGGIGTRGPGETQLEVDRRRIRERIAKLKRELQGVVRERRVQRKGRRDCFKVSLVGYTNAGKSTLFNALTRASVYVEDQLFATLDPTTRAFAAEGPGARKQRALLTDTVGFIRKLPPHLIASFRATLEEVVEADLLMHVVDAAEPDPDGHIEAVEAVLESLGALSRPRLLVFNKIDAIPEEERYGLRARYPGAVLVSAAKREGIAELREETLRRLRGEAAHENGSAAAEPE; translated from the coding sequence ATGGCCCCGAAATACGCCTCCCGCGCCGCGGCGCGCCACGAGCGCGCGGTGCTCGCGGGGCGCTCGGGACGGGGTGCCCCGCCCGGTGAAGAGCTGACGGAGCTCCGGCTCCTCGCGGAGACGGCGGGCGCGAGCGTCGCGGGCGAAGTGCTCCAGCGGCGCGGCCCCGTGCGGGCCGCCACCTTCCTCAGCAAGGGGAAGATCGACGAGGTGCGGGAGATCGCGGGGGAGACCCGCTCCTCGCTCCTCCTCCTCGACGACGACCTCTCCCCGGCCCAGGCCCGGAATCTCGAGCAGGACCTCGAGCTCAAGGTCGTCGACCGGAGCGGCCTCATCCTCGACATCTTCGCCCGGCGCGCCCGCACGCGGGAGGCGCGGCTCCAGGTCGAGCTGGCGCAGCTGGAATATCTCCTGCCGCGGCTCACCCGCATGTGGGAGCACCTGTCGCGTCTCGGCGGTGGGATCGGCACCCGGGGGCCGGGGGAGACGCAGCTCGAGGTGGACCGCCGCCGCATCCGCGAGCGGATCGCCAAGCTGAAGCGCGAGCTCCAGGGCGTGGTGCGCGAGCGCCGCGTGCAGCGGAAGGGGCGCCGCGACTGCTTCAAGGTATCGCTCGTCGGCTACACCAACGCCGGCAAGTCGACCCTCTTCAACGCCCTCACGCGCGCCTCGGTCTACGTCGAGGATCAGCTGTTCGCCACGCTCGATCCCACGACGCGCGCCTTCGCGGCCGAGGGCCCGGGCGCCCGGAAGCAGCGGGCGCTGCTCACCGACACGGTGGGGTTCATCCGGAAGCTCCCGCCGCATCTGATCGCCTCGTTCCGCGCGACCCTCGAGGAAGTGGTCGAGGCCGACCTCCTGATGCACGTGGTGGACGCGGCGGAGCCCGACCCCGACGGGCACATCGAAGCCGTGGAGGCCGTCCTGGAGTCCCTGGGCGCGCTCTCCCGGCCGCGGCTTTTGGTGTTCAACAAGATCGACGCGATTCCCGAGGAGGAACGCTACGGGCTGCGGGCGCGCTATCCCGGCGCCGTGCTCGTGTCGGCCGCGAAGCGCGAGGGGATCGCGGAGCTTCGCGAGGAGACCCTGCGCCGCCTGCGCGGGGAAGCCGCCCACGAAAACGGCAGCGCGGCGGCGGAGCCGGAATGA
- a CDS encoding ABC transporter substrate-binding protein, with translation MTPRIRPSGAQLLTGAVFLAVLAALAVPALVEHQRRKGKERSETAKHPPAAHAATTFRFYQEDPSTLDPALASDSYSSSIVAQIYSPLVGLTSDLEPTPQIAESWTISRDGLRYVFHIRPGVRFHNGREVTAQDFEYSLTRVFREPFRSEGLAANYLDAIAGVAEFTRGKATRIRGIRALDRSRLEITLTRPYSALLTALALDQTAAVPREIAGEGRAALERHPVGTGPFRFVRRDAHQIVLAADPGYFMGPPGIDTLVFFAPPGDVTAQGADALLDGQATLSQLPLSRIEEFRARPGIAVLKWNDLSLAFVGMNTRIKPLDDARVRRAIALAMDRQAMLSSSPEGKSLATGILPPGLPGYGPSQKAYMRDLVTARALLAAAGYGPAHPLPPLTLWKSNSSVSGRLADTIMVRSLAEAGIRVGLRYEPWGVLDSLITGRKAALFALSWVADIPDPDTFLRALGYSTSSTNYFGFRSRGVDSLLDVARNSADPDGRTAAYRRAEEAIVREAPFIPLYHTASFIGIRDDVLGLEMNPLGISTIQMEKLRFTGPDASIDPRSAAR, from the coding sequence ATGACTCCCCGGATCCGTCCATCCGGCGCCCAGCTCCTGACGGGGGCCGTATTCCTCGCTGTTCTGGCCGCGCTGGCGGTTCCGGCGCTCGTGGAGCATCAGCGCCGGAAGGGGAAGGAACGCTCGGAAACGGCCAAGCATCCGCCCGCTGCCCACGCCGCCACGACCTTCCGCTTCTACCAGGAGGACCCGAGCACCCTCGATCCGGCGCTCGCCTCCGACTCCTACTCCTCCAGCATCGTCGCCCAGATCTACAGCCCCCTCGTGGGGCTCACCTCCGATCTCGAGCCGACGCCCCAGATCGCCGAGAGCTGGACCATCTCCCGCGACGGCCTGCGCTACGTCTTCCACATCCGCCCCGGCGTGCGCTTCCACAACGGGCGCGAGGTGACGGCCCAGGATTTCGAATACTCGCTGACCCGCGTCTTCCGCGAGCCGTTCCGGTCGGAAGGGCTCGCCGCGAACTACCTCGACGCGATCGCGGGGGTCGCCGAGTTCACCCGCGGCAAGGCGACCCGGATCCGCGGCATCCGCGCGCTCGACCGGAGCCGGCTGGAGATCACGCTGACGCGGCCCTACAGCGCGCTCCTCACCGCGCTCGCCCTCGACCAGACCGCGGCCGTCCCGCGGGAGATCGCCGGCGAGGGACGGGCGGCGCTGGAACGCCATCCGGTCGGAACGGGGCCCTTCCGGTTCGTGCGGCGCGACGCGCACCAGATCGTGCTCGCGGCCGATCCGGGCTACTTCATGGGGCCGCCGGGGATCGATACGCTCGTCTTCTTCGCGCCGCCGGGCGACGTGACGGCCCAGGGCGCCGACGCGCTCCTCGACGGGCAGGCCACCCTGAGCCAGCTCCCGCTCTCCCGCATCGAGGAGTTCCGCGCGCGACCCGGGATCGCGGTCCTCAAGTGGAACGACCTGAGCCTCGCCTTCGTCGGCATGAACACGCGGATCAAGCCGCTCGACGACGCGCGCGTGCGCCGCGCCATCGCGCTCGCGATGGACCGGCAGGCGATGCTGAGCTCGAGCCCCGAGGGGAAATCGCTCGCGACCGGAATCCTGCCGCCGGGGCTGCCCGGCTACGGTCCGTCCCAGAAAGCCTACATGCGCGACCTCGTCACGGCCCGCGCCCTCCTCGCCGCCGCCGGCTACGGTCCCGCGCACCCCCTCCCGCCGCTCACGCTCTGGAAATCGAACAGCTCGGTGAGCGGCCGCCTCGCCGACACGATCATGGTGCGCTCACTCGCCGAGGCCGGGATCCGGGTGGGGCTGCGCTACGAGCCCTGGGGCGTCCTCGACAGCCTGATCACGGGCCGGAAGGCCGCGCTCTTCGCGCTCTCGTGGGTCGCCGACATTCCCGACCCGGACACGTTCCTCCGCGCCCTCGGCTACTCCACCTCCTCGACCAACTACTTCGGCTTCCGGAGCCGCGGCGTGGACTCGCTGCTGGACGTCGCACGCAACTCCGCCGACCCGGACGGTCGCACGGCCGCCTATCGCCGCGCCGAGGAAGCGATCGTGCGCGAGGCGCCCTTCATCCCGCTCTACCACACCGCCAGCTTCATCGGGATCCGCGACGACGTTCTCGGGCTGGAGATGAACCCGCTCGGGATCTCGACGATCCAGATGGAGAAGCTCCGGTTCACCGGGCCCGACGCCTCCATCGACCCACGCAGCGCCGCTCGATGA